A segment of the Bacillota bacterium genome:
AAGAGCGATTCTTGAAAGACGAAGAGAAAAAAGGGCAAAAAAAAGGCGCCTAAGCGCCCATATGATTACTTTTGGTTATTCATTATGCCTAGGCATTCGCGACAGATGTTCTTGTTCTTGTAATTCACCATGTCTGCTGCACTGTGGCAGAAAATGCAGGCAGGCTCGTACTTCTTGAGAATGATCTTTT
Coding sequences within it:
- a CDS encoding AbrB/MazE/SpoVT family DNA-binding domain-containing protein gives rise to the protein MKSTGIVRKVDELGRVVIPIELRRTLGIEEKDSLEIYVDNEKIILKKYEPACIFCHSAADMVNYKNKNICRECLGIMNNQK